The following proteins are encoded in a genomic region of Dyadobacter sp. UC 10:
- a CDS encoding hybrid sensor histidine kinase/response regulator transcription factor, with protein sequence MRLLKELLLTFFLTTAPGLLRGQSDQLRFLKLDVRNGLSNNHPTCFLLDSQGFMWVGTNSGLNRYDGYHFKVFRNDASDSTSLRSNSIRSLWEGPKGKVWASSATTNSVYDPLTEKFAANTSHELKQMGISPGFVRIIHKDGKGNYWFAQENNGLFNYIPAAKGKAAHLLHAPKDTNSISSNEISAIANSPDRHLWIMHRNGILEKVNPQTRKVVWRSDYLAKKHKLRLLNYGITVDSDGELWIYAIREDLGVHRFNPSELSFSFYNKTQGNPRLNSDIIQGVVQDNQGRIWIGVDHGGINLIDKKKNEVSYILPDDDDRNAISQNTFNAIYKDASGVIWLGTYKDGVNYYHEDIFRFPLFKHKRSQPASLPYNDLNRFLEDKKGNIWMGANGGGLIYFDRQRNTYKQYLHDAANSNSLGSNVVISLFLDRQETLWIGTYFGGLSSFDGQNFKTYRHNPADPGSLSHHSVWEIKEDSRGNLWIGTLDGGLELFDRQTEKFTHYPARLPGSVHDAYISEITEDDRGNLWLGTSFGVDIRDAATGKFTNYHHEPGKPNSLSNNIVHAIVQDSKKRIWVGTQDGLNLYDPVKKQFRVFRQNDGLPHNTALSVVEDDSGDIWIATPHGLARMQLAQTSEGLKIQFINYDESDGLQGSEFTENAALKTRDGALFFGGARGYNHFRPEQILPKAMFRNVVLSSLSVSNTKVNAGDKIGDGSVILTSAISETKKIVLPHSANIFAIDFAVLNFFHPQKISYLYKLEGFNEDWVPAQASSRTASYTNLDPGTYLFRVKASNENGDWNNEETTLEIEILPPWWNSPVAKLAYLALFIFALYAAAKTIRNKEREKYLIEQERRESRRLREINDVKIRFFTNMSHEFRTPLTLILSPLEKILKENTDSPLYNQMQLMQRNAKRLLNLVNQLLDFRKLEVSGIRFNPTEGDIVQFVKEAVFSFTDISQKKQVGLYFQSELQSLNAFFDQDKLEKILFNLLSNAFKFTPEHGKITVEIANARPTGSHARSWLEMKVRDTGIGIPHDKKDKIFESFFQNDLPAGLLNQGSGIGLSITKEFVNLHGGSITVDSEPGAGSCFKILIPVQGAEGSVSAGPIAEIASKPNPVPVLPTGPGADASALPVLLLVEDNEDFLFYLKDNLKEFYRIIEARNGSEGWSKAISAIPDLVVTDVTMPEMDGMELVRKLKNDERTLHIPLVLLTAGTSPDQHLQGYELGIHDYIEKPFNFEILQFRLSNILRQQEAARKTFSQHIAIKGRDIAISSRDENLVRQVIAIVEDNIGNADFSVEALSREVGMSRIHLYRKLNAISGKTPVEFIRSIRMERAARLLEQSQLTISEVAYQVGFNNPKYFARQFKDEFGELPSAYLSKRKNKA encoded by the coding sequence TTGCGTCTGCTTAAAGAATTACTTTTAACCTTTTTCCTGACAACAGCCCCCGGCCTGCTTCGAGGACAGTCCGACCAGTTGCGCTTTTTGAAACTGGATGTCAGGAACGGGCTTTCAAACAACCATCCCACATGTTTCCTGCTCGACAGTCAGGGCTTCATGTGGGTAGGTACCAATTCGGGACTCAACCGTTATGACGGATATCACTTCAAGGTTTTCAGAAACGACGCCAGCGACAGCACCAGCCTGCGCAGCAACAGCATACGCAGCCTTTGGGAAGGCCCGAAAGGAAAGGTATGGGCCAGCTCAGCCACCACAAATAGCGTTTACGATCCACTGACAGAAAAATTCGCCGCGAATACTTCGCACGAGCTCAAACAAATGGGTATTTCGCCCGGTTTTGTCAGGATTATTCACAAAGACGGAAAAGGAAATTATTGGTTTGCACAGGAAAATAACGGACTATTCAACTATATCCCGGCTGCAAAAGGCAAAGCTGCTCATTTGCTGCATGCACCAAAAGATACAAACAGCATTTCCAGCAATGAAATATCAGCCATCGCCAACAGCCCCGACCGGCATTTATGGATCATGCACCGGAACGGAATACTGGAAAAAGTCAACCCTCAAACGCGCAAAGTGGTCTGGCGATCCGACTACCTGGCAAAAAAGCACAAACTGAGACTGCTCAACTACGGCATTACGGTGGATTCAGACGGAGAATTGTGGATCTATGCGATCCGGGAAGATCTGGGCGTCCACCGTTTCAATCCATCCGAACTTTCCTTTTCATTTTATAATAAAACACAAGGTAACCCGCGCCTTAACTCGGATATTATCCAAGGCGTAGTGCAGGACAACCAGGGAAGGATCTGGATCGGTGTAGACCACGGGGGTATTAATCTCATCGATAAAAAAAAGAATGAGGTCTCCTACATCCTGCCTGACGATGACGACAGGAATGCGATCAGTCAGAATACTTTTAATGCGATTTACAAAGATGCATCGGGGGTGATATGGCTGGGAACCTACAAAGACGGGGTTAACTATTATCACGAGGACATTTTTCGCTTTCCGCTTTTCAAGCACAAGCGCTCCCAGCCTGCCAGCCTGCCTTATAATGACCTGAACAGGTTTCTGGAAGACAAAAAAGGAAATATCTGGATGGGGGCAAATGGCGGGGGACTGATTTATTTCGACCGGCAAAGAAACACCTACAAGCAATATCTGCACGATGCGGCCAACTCTAATAGCCTGGGAAGCAATGTCGTGATCAGCCTTTTTCTTGACAGGCAGGAAACACTTTGGATAGGTACGTACTTTGGCGGCCTCAGCTCGTTTGACGGACAAAATTTCAAAACATACCGGCATAACCCGGCCGACCCGGGCAGTCTTTCGCACCACAGTGTCTGGGAAATTAAGGAGGACTCGCGTGGAAATCTATGGATAGGTACCCTGGACGGCGGCTTAGAGCTTTTCGACCGTCAAACCGAAAAATTTACCCATTATCCGGCCCGGCTACCTGGTTCTGTTCACGATGCCTATATCAGCGAGATTACAGAAGACGACCGCGGGAATTTGTGGCTTGGTACCTCATTCGGCGTCGATATACGGGATGCTGCGACGGGTAAATTTACCAATTACCATCATGAACCGGGCAAACCCAACTCTCTCAGCAACAACATCGTGCATGCGATCGTGCAGGACTCGAAAAAGCGGATCTGGGTCGGCACCCAGGACGGACTCAACCTGTATGATCCTGTAAAAAAACAGTTCCGGGTATTCCGACAAAATGACGGACTCCCACACAATACTGCCCTCTCGGTGGTAGAGGACGATTCCGGCGACATTTGGATCGCAACGCCTCACGGACTGGCCAGAATGCAACTGGCTCAGACCAGCGAAGGTCTTAAAATACAGTTCATCAACTACGACGAAAGCGACGGTTTGCAGGGGTCGGAGTTTACCGAAAATGCCGCGTTGAAAACGCGTGACGGAGCGTTGTTTTTTGGTGGTGCAAGAGGGTATAACCACTTCCGTCCTGAGCAGATCCTGCCCAAGGCTATGTTCCGGAATGTTGTTTTGTCTTCACTTTCAGTTTCCAATACGAAAGTCAATGCGGGGGACAAAATCGGGGATGGCAGCGTGATACTTACCAGCGCGATCTCGGAAACGAAAAAAATAGTGCTGCCACACAGTGCCAATATCTTCGCGATAGACTTTGCAGTACTCAATTTTTTTCATCCTCAAAAAATCAGCTATCTCTATAAATTAGAAGGCTTTAACGAAGATTGGGTACCTGCACAAGCCAGCTCGCGGACTGCATCCTATACCAACCTGGACCCAGGCACCTACCTGTTCAGGGTGAAGGCCTCGAACGAAAACGGCGACTGGAATAATGAGGAAACGACGCTGGAAATTGAGATCCTGCCGCCCTGGTGGAACTCCCCCGTTGCAAAGCTAGCTTATCTGGCCCTGTTCATATTCGCATTGTATGCAGCTGCTAAAACGATCCGGAACAAAGAACGCGAAAAGTACCTGATCGAACAGGAAAGACGGGAATCAAGGCGGCTGCGGGAAATCAATGATGTCAAGATCCGGTTTTTCACCAATATGAGCCACGAGTTCAGGACGCCGCTGACGCTCATTTTATCACCTCTGGAAAAGATCCTGAAGGAAAACACCGATTCACCCCTGTACAATCAGATGCAGCTGATGCAGCGTAATGCGAAGAGGCTGTTGAACCTGGTCAACCAGCTGCTGGATTTCCGTAAGCTGGAAGTGAGCGGGATCAGGTTTAATCCAACCGAAGGCGATATTGTCCAGTTCGTAAAGGAAGCGGTTTTTTCATTTACCGATATTTCTCAGAAGAAGCAGGTCGGCCTGTATTTCCAGTCTGAATTGCAGAGCCTGAATGCTTTTTTCGATCAGGACAAGCTGGAAAAAATTCTTTTTAACCTGCTTTCAAATGCGTTCAAATTTACCCCGGAACACGGAAAAATAACAGTTGAAATTGCCAACGCGCGGCCAACAGGAAGCCATGCCCGGTCGTGGCTGGAAATGAAGGTGCGCGATACCGGCATTGGTATCCCGCACGATAAAAAGGACAAAATCTTCGAGAGCTTCTTTCAAAACGATCTGCCGGCCGGGCTACTTAACCAGGGAAGCGGCATCGGGCTTTCCATTACCAAAGAGTTTGTCAACCTGCACGGTGGCTCGATTACAGTTGATAGTGAACCCGGCGCGGGGAGCTGTTTTAAAATTCTGATTCCGGTACAAGGCGCAGAAGGCTCCGTTTCCGCGGGACCAATCGCTGAAATCGCATCAAAACCAAATCCCGTTCCGGTTCTTCCGACCGGGCCAGGCGCGGATGCGAGTGCGCTTCCCGTCTTGCTTCTGGTAGAGGACAATGAGGATTTTCTCTTTTACCTGAAAGACAATCTCAAAGAATTTTACCGGATTATCGAAGCAAGAAACGGCTCGGAAGGCTGGTCAAAAGCGATAAGCGCCATTCCTGACCTGGTCGTGACGGATGTTACCATGCCTGAAATGGATGGAATGGAGTTAGTGCGGAAGCTGAAAAATGACGAACGCACCTTACACATCCCGCTGGTCCTGCTCACTGCGGGCACCTCCCCCGACCAGCATCTGCAAGGCTACGAGCTGGGTATTCATGATTACATTGAAAAGCCCTTCAACTTTGAAATTTTGCAATTCCGCCTTTCCAATATTCTGCGACAGCAGGAAGCGGCCCGCAAAACGTTCAGCCAGCATATCGCCATCAAGGGAAGGGATATTGCCATCAGCAGCCGCGACGAGAATCTGGTCAGACAGGTCATAGCGATCGTTGAAGATAACATCGGCAATGCCGACTTTTCGGTGGAGGCCCTTAGCCGGGAAGTGGGAATGAGCCGCATACACCTGTACCGCAAGCTCAACGCTATTTCGGGAAAAACCCCGGTCGAGTTTATCCGATCGATACGTATGGAGCGCGCCGCCCGGCTGCTCGAACAAAGTCAGCTGACCATTTCCGAGGTAGCCTACCAGGTGGGTTTCAATAACCCCAAGTATTTCGCCCGACAGTTCAAGGATGAGTTTGGCGAGCTTCCCTCTGCTTATCTGAGCAAGAGGAAAAACAAGGCTTAA
- a CDS encoding SusC/RagA family TonB-linked outer membrane protein encodes MRKLVCSLLLLFSFSGVYAQTKISGKVTGGAGNPPLPGVTVVVKGSKTGTTTDTEGLFSINVPGPGTVLSVSYIGYTKQEIEVGNKTYFDITLLEDATSLSEVVVTALGIQREKKSLGYAIQEIQGSALSDAKETNLANAFTGKVAGLQVVRSSNGAGGSSKIVLRGNTSLTGSNQPLIVVDGIPIDNFTGTTENGYWGAGLDLGNGLGDISAEDIETMSVLKGPSAAALYGSRAGNGVILITTKSGRKQPGLGITFSTTLGTENIFIKPELQNSFGQGTDNIYNAMNTTSWGPKVEGQTVTRWDSTQGPLAIHDNVNNFLRSGSSQNYSLGLQQQYGSTAVFASLNYLEDRSIIPGNKLKRVNFTSKATTHFGRESRWTSDIKMAYNNTSGYNRPINGRDNSSVFVLYMLPRSLDIRDFSAATNEFGKMLWYPGAPGSQSNPYWLSRYNLNNDARNRFIMNGSLKYAFTDWLDAEVKAGGDLYTTNTERKTYAGGPLSNSYSLGKQTFSETNYSALIKATKDEVFGLLGGTFTLGGNLMQQKFSSLTVNTGALEVPNLFTPTNSAAAPQVWPGYSRKKINSVYGSLGLNYGGWIFFDVTARNDWSSALIEENRSYFYPSYSLSYVVTDMLEKMGTSMPLWMNYAKLRGSYATVGNDLAPYQLYNGYNISKDPLSNTIAVRQSLLKNSGVRSELIKNLELGAELKLLNNRLRLDFTWYKSNATRQLIDIPMDPMSGYSSMKVNAGNIQNKGIEIMADLGILTKPTSVNWSITANFSKNENKIIDIAKDLGVNEYQLGAFDDLFIRATTDGLYGDIYGTRFLRVKDEASPHFGKLLLTAEGLPQRDATIVKLGNQQAKGLLGISNNFSYQGIGLSFLIDARLGGEIFSASNVGLQSAGAAAVTAPGGERPEFVVDGVVQAEGSEATINTEPVTQQQYWSTVSTLNNLGVGEAYIYDATNIRLRNVMLSYTLPKKLLGKTFQKAKISASANNVWMIKSHLKGIDPESVFATGTNAVGFENGGFPTMRSFLFSLTLGF; translated from the coding sequence ATGAGAAAACTTGTATGCAGCTTGCTGTTACTGTTCAGCTTTTCGGGGGTCTATGCGCAGACCAAGATCTCCGGAAAGGTGACAGGCGGAGCAGGAAACCCTCCCCTGCCGGGTGTTACTGTCGTAGTGAAGGGATCGAAAACGGGCACGACCACCGACACCGAAGGCTTGTTCAGCATCAATGTACCAGGCCCGGGCACGGTGCTGAGCGTTTCCTATATCGGCTACACAAAGCAGGAAATCGAGGTAGGAAACAAAACCTATTTCGATATTACGCTTTTGGAAGATGCAACTTCACTTTCGGAAGTTGTGGTGACGGCCCTGGGTATTCAGCGGGAGAAAAAATCGCTGGGCTATGCAATCCAGGAAATCCAGGGATCGGCTTTGTCGGATGCAAAGGAAACAAACCTGGCGAATGCATTCACGGGTAAAGTAGCCGGTTTGCAGGTAGTCCGTTCCAGCAATGGCGCTGGCGGATCATCCAAAATCGTATTACGCGGCAATACCTCGCTCACCGGAAGTAACCAGCCCCTCATCGTGGTGGACGGTATTCCGATCGACAACTTTACCGGCACAACCGAAAACGGTTACTGGGGGGCCGGGCTGGACCTGGGGAACGGGCTTGGCGACATCAGCGCCGAGGACATTGAAACCATGAGCGTCCTCAAAGGTCCGTCGGCTGCGGCTTTGTACGGTTCACGCGCCGGTAATGGTGTCATTTTAATCACCACCAAATCGGGACGCAAGCAGCCTGGACTGGGTATTACTTTCTCGACTACCCTCGGGACCGAGAACATATTTATCAAACCTGAGCTTCAAAATTCCTTCGGCCAGGGTACTGATAACATCTACAATGCCATGAATACCACCAGTTGGGGGCCGAAAGTAGAGGGGCAGACAGTGACCAGGTGGGACAGCACACAGGGGCCGCTGGCTATTCATGACAATGTCAACAACTTTCTGAGATCGGGTTCAAGCCAGAATTACAGCCTGGGACTGCAACAACAATACGGCTCTACCGCGGTTTTTGCATCGCTAAATTACCTGGAAGACCGAAGCATTATCCCTGGAAACAAACTCAAGCGCGTCAACTTCACATCGAAAGCGACGACGCATTTCGGCAGGGAAAGCCGCTGGACAAGCGATATCAAAATGGCTTATAACAATACTTCCGGCTACAACCGGCCGATTAACGGCAGGGACAACAGCAGTGTGTTTGTATTATATATGCTGCCAAGAAGTCTGGACATCCGTGATTTCAGCGCTGCTACCAATGAATTCGGCAAAATGCTGTGGTATCCGGGCGCCCCGGGCTCACAGTCGAACCCTTACTGGCTGAGCCGCTATAACCTCAACAATGATGCACGGAACCGCTTTATTATGAACGGATCATTGAAATATGCGTTCACCGACTGGCTGGATGCAGAGGTAAAAGCGGGGGGCGATTTGTACACCACCAACACCGAGCGGAAAACCTACGCGGGTGGCCCGCTTTCGAACTCCTATTCACTGGGCAAACAAACTTTCAGTGAAACCAATTACAGTGCATTGATCAAGGCTACGAAGGATGAAGTATTCGGCTTATTGGGCGGTACATTCACGCTGGGAGGTAACTTAATGCAGCAAAAGTTCAGCTCGCTGACCGTCAATACAGGCGCTTTGGAAGTTCCTAACCTGTTTACTCCGACCAACTCGGCTGCTGCGCCACAGGTTTGGCCGGGTTACAGCCGTAAAAAAATCAATTCTGTTTACGGTTCTTTGGGACTGAATTATGGGGGTTGGATATTCTTTGACGTCACGGCAAGAAACGACTGGTCATCCGCACTGATCGAAGAAAACCGCTCCTACTTCTATCCATCATACAGCCTCTCCTACGTGGTGACGGATATGCTTGAAAAAATGGGCACCAGCATGCCGCTTTGGATGAACTACGCCAAACTCCGGGGCTCGTATGCGACGGTTGGAAATGACCTGGCGCCTTACCAGCTGTACAATGGTTACAACATTTCCAAAGATCCCCTCAGCAATACGATCGCGGTAAGGCAATCGCTGCTGAAAAATTCTGGCGTGAGAAGCGAATTGATCAAAAACCTGGAATTGGGAGCTGAACTTAAGCTTCTGAACAACAGATTGAGACTAGACTTTACCTGGTACAAATCCAACGCGACACGCCAGCTGATCGACATACCGATGGACCCGATGAGCGGCTATTCCAGTATGAAAGTGAATGCCGGGAATATCCAGAACAAAGGGATCGAGATCATGGCCGACCTGGGTATCCTGACCAAGCCTACCTCGGTTAACTGGTCTATCACGGCTAATTTTTCCAAAAACGAAAACAAGATCATCGATATCGCGAAAGATCTGGGTGTAAACGAATACCAGCTGGGCGCATTTGACGATTTGTTTATCAGGGCAACCACGGACGGACTGTACGGGGATATTTACGGAACCCGGTTCCTGCGCGTGAAAGACGAGGCCAGCCCGCACTTTGGCAAATTGCTGCTCACGGCAGAAGGCCTTCCGCAACGCGACGCGACGATCGTCAAGCTGGGTAACCAGCAGGCAAAAGGGCTGCTGGGCATTTCCAATAATTTCTCTTACCAGGGAATCGGCCTCTCCTTCCTGATCGATGCGCGTTTGGGCGGAGAGATATTTTCTGCATCCAATGTGGGACTTCAGTCAGCTGGTGCTGCGGCAGTAACTGCTCCGGGCGGCGAGAGACCTGAGTTTGTGGTCGATGGAGTTGTCCAGGCGGAAGGTAGCGAGGCGACGATCAATACCGAGCCAGTTACCCAGCAACAATACTGGAGCACAGTTTCTACCCTTAATAACCTGGGGGTAGGAGAAGCATACATTTACGATGCGACCAATATCCGTCTGCGGAATGTAATGCTCAGCTACACCTTGCCTAAAAAGCTGCTGGGTAAGACTTTCCAGAAAGCGAAGATCAGCGCGTCGGCCAATAATGTATGGATGATAAAAAGTCATCTGAAAGGCATTGACCCCGAGTCTGTTTTTGCGACAGGTACCAATGCAGTAGGCTTTGAAAACGGCGGATTCCCGACCATGCGCTCGTTCCTTTTCTCGCTCACCCTCGGATTCTGA
- a CDS encoding SusD/RagB family nutrient-binding outer membrane lipoprotein, protein MKAFFKRAVLPAAALMLFTTACNDFDEINADPYLATENQVQVEYFINGSIIGSQMDPHIAERVFVLYWKTAGRQQAGGGISTGGYNDGWSSDYYGASYLGGWLNSIYAAVQVAEKQIETGNIKEYTGNLLQVARIWRVYLLSELTDNFGPIPINGFEGKNPEFSDEKTVYYYLLDELKDASAKLDLSISSSAISKYDQAYGFSYAKWQKYANSMRLRLAMRLSEVDPAKAKAEFEAAAAGPLITKADETFQIQETGGWDALTGVMTREWNYFPISATINNLYLGLGGIKSADQVRPAQLPFIKPQDYLGLRFADHFTTMTNDPSAGYWLDGLPNTIDPRAYKTYIIPGDVDNADFNAYPSWDNTAKTTERTLVDAAGATVKTIEAKNTWNAPANGDWGPKGAKNNVRSYNGTIPRHGQHLRNGTSKRIFFASWETYFLLAEAAVRGWTVPMSGQAAYEAGIDASLAYWNVTNFAAAYKSSTAYNRVGTSVSWTHVAEPPATYVMKYKDGYTNAEGTVNRIYPVNNLYKNGAVKNDLLTKIITQKFIAQTPWLPLEAWSDHRRLGLPFFENPAVENPLVNMPALNASNYMTSNIKFFPQRLKYPSSLPASNARGYDQALNFLGNPDGTLTPLWWAKH, encoded by the coding sequence ATGAAAGCATTTTTTAAAAGGGCGGTCCTGCCCGCTGCGGCGCTGATGTTGTTTACAACGGCCTGCAATGATTTTGATGAGATAAATGCAGACCCTTACCTGGCCACGGAGAACCAGGTGCAGGTAGAGTATTTTATCAACGGCTCGATTATCGGGAGCCAGATGGACCCGCATATCGCAGAGCGTGTATTTGTATTGTACTGGAAAACGGCCGGTCGCCAGCAGGCAGGCGGCGGAATATCGACGGGCGGCTACAACGATGGCTGGTCGAGCGACTATTACGGGGCCAGTTACCTGGGAGGATGGCTCAATAGCATTTATGCGGCTGTCCAGGTGGCCGAAAAGCAGATCGAAACCGGAAACATCAAAGAGTACACGGGCAACCTGCTGCAAGTTGCGCGGATCTGGCGCGTGTACCTGCTCAGCGAGCTGACCGACAACTTCGGCCCTATTCCAATCAATGGTTTTGAGGGTAAAAACCCGGAGTTTTCTGACGAAAAAACGGTGTATTACTACCTTCTGGATGAATTGAAAGACGCTTCTGCAAAACTAGACCTGAGTATTTCAAGTTCTGCAATTTCAAAATACGACCAGGCCTATGGTTTTAGCTATGCCAAGTGGCAAAAATATGCTAACTCAATGCGGCTGAGGCTTGCCATGCGCCTTTCGGAGGTAGATCCCGCCAAGGCAAAAGCAGAATTCGAAGCCGCCGCCGCAGGACCATTGATCACCAAGGCGGACGAGACTTTCCAGATCCAGGAAACAGGCGGCTGGGATGCGCTCACGGGGGTTATGACGCGCGAATGGAATTATTTCCCAATCTCTGCGACAATCAATAACCTTTATCTTGGATTGGGTGGCATTAAATCGGCAGATCAGGTAAGGCCGGCCCAGCTTCCTTTTATCAAACCGCAGGATTATCTCGGGCTGAGATTTGCAGATCATTTTACGACGATGACCAACGATCCTTCGGCTGGCTATTGGCTGGACGGGCTGCCAAATACCATCGATCCCCGGGCATACAAAACCTATATCATTCCCGGCGATGTCGACAACGCTGACTTCAACGCCTACCCTTCGTGGGACAACACCGCAAAAACCACCGAACGGACTCTGGTGGATGCCGCAGGGGCAACAGTCAAAACCATTGAAGCAAAAAACACCTGGAATGCGCCAGCTAACGGAGACTGGGGACCGAAAGGCGCTAAAAACAATGTACGTTCCTACAATGGTACTATTCCCCGTCACGGCCAGCATTTGAGAAACGGAACCAGCAAAAGGATCTTCTTTGCTTCCTGGGAGACTTATTTTCTGCTTGCCGAGGCTGCCGTAAGAGGTTGGACGGTACCGATGAGCGGTCAGGCTGCCTACGAGGCGGGTATCGATGCCAGCCTGGCTTACTGGAATGTGACGAATTTCGCAGCTGCCTACAAATCGTCTACCGCCTACAACCGGGTCGGCACGTCGGTGAGCTGGACGCATGTGGCCGAGCCGCCTGCAACCTATGTCATGAAATACAAAGATGGGTACACCAACGCGGAAGGTACGGTCAACAGGATTTATCCTGTCAATAACCTTTACAAGAATGGCGCTGTAAAAAACGACCTTCTTACCAAGATTATCACACAGAAGTTTATCGCGCAAACGCCCTGGCTGCCTTTGGAAGCATGGAGCGATCACCGCAGGCTGGGACTACCTTTCTTTGAGAACCCGGCAGTTGAAAATCCGCTGGTCAATATGCCTGCGCTCAATGCCAGCAATTACATGACTTCCAATATCAAGTTTTTCCCGCAGCGCCTCAAATATCCTTCCAGCCTGCCTGCAAGCAATGCGAGGGGGTACGACCAGGCCCTGAATTTCCTGGGAAACCCGGACGGAACGCTGACCCCGCTTTGGTGGGCGAAACACTAA